Proteins encoded within one genomic window of Aspergillus nidulans FGSC A4 chromosome VII:
- a CDS encoding FAD-binding oxidoreductase (transcript_id=CADANIAT00009089): MRIINAAPLAGFLSLAGLSLATNPNGTYGCAALKKDIPNSLFERNSTVYNDESNNFWSNTEIMSPECVFRPESATELGTAIKLLKRTNTQFAVRGGGHMGIRGSNNIDGGVLIVMSKLNTLELNEDQSILHLGPSHRWGEVYSYLQPYGLAVAGGRLAPVGVPGLLLAGGVNFYGNQVGWGCDTVVNYEVVLADGSVVQVNKTSYPDLFWALKGGSSNFGLVTRFDVETIKSPLVWAGSYTVSEEYIDDFLKAVATFAANISDPKTHIVPALVPIPGSPTVASAILFYDSADTSFPEVFKPFTDIPVYASTLGFKTLADFAEELGQMVVDDINDVFVAGTVKGTTYGELYHGISIINSTFFARLPELYAKVPASAISTIQLDWQPIGKLWLDASAKAGGNPLGLDASKVYLAYAEVVEWTDSQYDEVVMQWVEETTNAINAATKKAGLYDPFNYIGDAAGFQEIFPGYGAENHRRLAKIAQKYDPHAVFQSLMPGGFKVFEN; this comes from the exons CGGTACGTATGGCTGcgcggcgctgaagaaggatatcCCCAACTCGTTGTTCGAGCGTAACTCGACGGTCTACAACGATGAATCGAACAACTTCTGGTCCAATACGGAGATCATGTCACCCGAGTGCGTCTTTCGCCCGGAGTCCGCGACCGAGCTTGGTACGGCGATTAAGTTGCTGAAGCGGACGAACACGCAGTTTGCTGTACGCGGTGGTGGCCATATGGGTATCAGG GGCTCAAACAACATTGACGGCGGTGTCTTGATTGTCATGTCGAAGCTGAACACTCTGGAGCTGAACGAGGACCAGTCCATCCTGCACCTTGGTCCTTCGCACCG CTGGGGCGAGGTCTACTCTTACCTCCAGCCCTACGGCCTCGCTGTTGCCGGCGGCCGTCTCGCGCCCGTCGGTGTCCCTGGTCTGCTCCTGGCCGGCGGCGTGAACTTCTATGGTAACCAGGTCGGCTGGGGCTGCGACACGGTCGTCAACTATGAGGTTGTTTTGGCCGACGGCTCCGTTGTCCAAGTCAACAAGACCAGCTACCCTGACCTGTTCTGGGCGCTCAAGGGTGGTAGCAGCAACTTTGGTCTGGTGACGCGCTTCGACGTCGAGACGATCAAATCACCGCTTGTCTGGGCGGGTTCGTACACGGTGTCGGAGGAGTACATTGATGATTTCCTCAAG GCCGTCGCTACCTTTGCCGCCAACATCTCCGACCCTAAGACGCACATTGTCCCCGCTCTGGTCCCTATCCCAGGCTCGCCCACCGTTGCCTCCGCCATCCTCTTCTACGACAGCGCCGACACCTCCTTCCCCGAGGTCTTCAAGCCATTCACCGATATCCCGGTCTACGCCAGCACTCTTGGCTTCAAGACGCTTGCCGACTTTGCCGAGGAGCTTGGCCAGATGGTCGTTGACGATATCAA TGACGTTTTCGTCGCCGGCACCGTCAAGGGCACGACCTATGGCGAATTGTACCATGgtatcagcatcatcaacagcacctTCTTCGCCCGCCTGCCCGAACTATACGCCAAAGTCCCCGCATCCGCCATCTCGACCATCCAGCTCGACTGGCAACCGATCGGCAAACTCTGGCTGGACGCCTCTGCCAAGGCTGGCGGTAACCCGCTGGGCCTCGACGCGTCGAAGGTCTACCTCGCGTACGCGGAGGTCGTCGAGTGGACCGATTCGCAGTACGATGAGGTCGTCATGCAGTGGGTTGAGGAGACGACCAATGCGATCAACGCCGCCACCAAAAAGGCTGGTCTTTATGATCCGTTCAACTACATTGGCGACGCGGCGGGCTTCCAGGAGATTTTCCCAGGTTATGGGGCAGAGAACCATCGCCGACTGGCGAAGATTGCACAAAAGTATGACCCCCATGCGGTCTTTCAGAGTTTGATGCCGGGAGGGTTCAAGGTTTTTGAGAACTAG